A stretch of the Pedobacter sp. MC2016-14 genome encodes the following:
- a CDS encoding FecR family protein, which translates to MEQQRFTYLFQAYVNKEASSKEQAELMSLLKEGKYAAPLDLLMDDLWNTVGPVPMAKAEADEILRKVLSAEPEIKEKRISLYRLWLPWAAAVIILLTAGLFFFNNFSSKPAAQFMVKNQVKESGATLVAASAKEHKKIKLPDGSTVILNNESTLEYPAQFTSTTREVTLRGEGYFDVIHDSSKSFIVHTGKIKTVVLGTAFNVKAYTKNKDVVVTVTRGKVSVQNEQQLLGIIVPNQQIVFSKDVKKSKLVPVKALSVVQWQEKDLFFDDVSMEQAMSMLSTRFGTKITFANEKTKNCRFTATFLNGESLDEILRLICSYNNAQYRTIAGGITIKGEGCES; encoded by the coding sequence ATGGAACAACAGCGATTTACGTATTTATTTCAAGCCTATGTAAATAAAGAGGCTTCTTCTAAAGAACAAGCGGAATTAATGAGCCTGTTGAAGGAGGGCAAATATGCTGCTCCCCTGGATCTCTTGATGGACGATCTTTGGAATACCGTTGGTCCTGTTCCTATGGCTAAGGCAGAAGCCGATGAAATTTTAAGAAAAGTTTTGTCCGCAGAACCGGAGATCAAAGAAAAACGTATTTCCTTATATAGGTTGTGGTTACCCTGGGCTGCTGCTGTTATCATCTTGCTTACTGCTGGGTTGTTTTTCTTTAACAATTTTTCAAGTAAACCTGCTGCACAGTTTATGGTTAAAAATCAAGTTAAGGAAAGTGGAGCAACGTTAGTAGCGGCATCGGCAAAAGAACATAAAAAGATAAAACTACCGGATGGTAGTACAGTGATTTTAAACAATGAAAGTACATTAGAATATCCGGCCCAATTTACAAGTACCACAAGAGAGGTTACACTTAGAGGCGAAGGTTATTTTGATGTTATTCACGATAGTAGTAAATCCTTTATTGTGCATACCGGCAAAATTAAGACAGTAGTTTTAGGTACTGCTTTTAATGTAAAGGCTTACACCAAGAACAAAGATGTAGTGGTTACCGTAACCAGGGGAAAGGTGAGTGTTCAAAATGAGCAGCAATTGCTGGGTATCATTGTTCCTAACCAGCAAATCGTATTTAGTAAGGATGTTAAAAAGTCTAAACTTGTACCTGTAAAGGCGTTATCTGTGGTGCAATGGCAGGAAAAGGATTTATTCTTTGATGATGTTTCTATGGAACAAGCGATGTCGATGCTGTCTACACGCTTTGGTACAAAGATTACTTTTGCGAATGAAAAAACAAAAAACTGCCGTTTTACGGCTACCTTTTTAAACGGAGAATCACTTGATGAAATTCTAAGATTAATCTGTTCATATAACAATGCACAATACCGAACCATCGCTGGAGGAATAACCATCAAAGGCGAAGGATGTGAATCCTAA
- a CDS encoding SusC/RagA family TonB-linked outer membrane protein produces MKFSAITAEGRENCIFFAASTKSRFLIRQLMRISLITAILWSTSINCLFALDSKAQSLGKVQVTLEFKNESVLSVLKKIEQSTPFRFMYRNTELKALKSISLSSESRSVEELLNLILVKDGFSYEQVGSQILISKSKTPAAMANELQQVRVTGMVTDEDGGPLPGVTIRVKGNNSISTATDLNGHFNINVADKSTVLIFSYVGFISREVVIGDQTSLKVELKASAGSLNEVVVIGYGTAVRKDLTGSVSSISAETIAKQPVGNVLNSMQGRMAGVQVAQSNGLPGSGVSITIRGRNSLLSGNLPLYIVDGVPFTFYNSIVSPPSDNLNGTGIYAASSGISPFNSLNPNDVESISVLKDADATAIYGARGANGVVLITTKKGKAGKTKLDLNVSSGIGKVGHYIPMLSGEEYLALRKEAFANDNVAPNITSAPDLLSWSQTEFTNWQKTLIGGTAKYTDAQATLSGGNENTNFTFGTGYHKESTVYPGDSGQDRFSGRMNVQHTSTNKKFYALFSTTYSNDVTDLPSTDLAGLYNLPPNYNAYKPNGDLNYVRGITNPFSYLQQQYKGTTVHFNTNANMRYEILQGLNLKASLGYATITLDQNSRFPASSKNNATAVQVSSASFANNSSRSYIIEPQLEYDRQILKGKLNALIGTTLQQNEAKGYSNTGTGYSNDGLLGVLSAASTTSLGNSYDFYRYNSIFGRLNYNWDGKYILSGTLRRDGSSKFGENYKFGTFGAVGAAYVFSEEELVKEKLPFLSYGKLRSSYGVTGNDQISNYQGINTYLTAGNSSAYQGTSIQYPARLANPDIRWERTKKFEGALELGFFKDRILLTAAYYRNISDNQIIYINTAGQVGFSEYLGNFDAKVENKGLEFEFTTTNIKSDNFTWTSSFNYTQSSTKLLSFPDLESSTAYKNQFVVGESPSLRRLYVYNGIDPATGKILYQTSNANGIPSFVTDQVVARVGHPYYGGLTNTFNYKQFELGFFLQFSHSYGSVNSVTGTLGSLSNQNSSTLNHWRNDGNQAVFPAPSQTANPVYNSYGFYYNSSTFFYQDASWLKLRNVNVAYQFPSRLTSKIKVSNLRVYGQAQNLWTITKNKYVYDPETGTSMPALRTMVIGLNASF; encoded by the coding sequence ATGAAATTTTCTGCAATAACAGCAGAGGGTAGGGAGAATTGTATATTCTTTGCTGCTTCCACCAAGTCACGATTTTTAATTCGTCAGCTTATGCGCATTAGCTTAATCACAGCAATTCTATGGTCAACCTCAATAAATTGCCTGTTTGCCCTGGATAGTAAAGCCCAGTCGCTGGGCAAGGTTCAGGTCACACTCGAATTTAAAAACGAGAGCGTATTGTCTGTGTTAAAAAAGATTGAACAATCTACGCCGTTCCGTTTCATGTACAGAAATACAGAACTGAAAGCATTAAAAAGCATCAGTTTATCTTCCGAAAGCCGTTCTGTAGAAGAACTTTTAAACCTTATCCTGGTTAAGGATGGTTTTAGTTACGAACAAGTTGGCAGTCAGATTTTAATCTCTAAATCAAAAACTCCTGCTGCCATGGCTAATGAGCTGCAACAAGTGCGGGTAACAGGTATGGTAACAGATGAAGATGGTGGACCTTTGCCGGGAGTAACCATTAGAGTTAAAGGAAACAATTCTATTAGTACAGCTACAGATTTAAATGGTCATTTTAACATTAATGTCGCTGATAAAAGTACAGTACTTATTTTTAGTTATGTTGGTTTCATCAGCAGGGAAGTAGTTATTGGAGATCAAACTTCCTTAAAAGTTGAGTTGAAGGCATCTGCAGGAAGCTTAAATGAAGTAGTTGTGATTGGATACGGCACCGCAGTTCGTAAAGATTTAACAGGTTCTGTTTCCAGCATATCTGCAGAGACTATAGCAAAACAACCCGTAGGTAATGTGCTAAATAGTATGCAAGGAAGAATGGCTGGTGTGCAAGTTGCGCAATCCAATGGCTTGCCAGGTTCTGGTGTATCTATTACGATTAGAGGTCGTAATTCCTTACTTAGCGGTAATTTACCATTATATATCGTTGATGGGGTACCCTTTACTTTTTACAATTCCATTGTCTCTCCTCCATCAGATAACTTGAATGGAACGGGAATTTACGCTGCAAGCAGCGGTATAAGCCCTTTCAATAGCTTAAATCCAAACGATGTGGAAAGCATTAGTGTATTGAAAGATGCAGATGCTACAGCAATCTATGGTGCCAGAGGAGCCAATGGCGTAGTGCTAATAACGACTAAAAAAGGTAAGGCCGGAAAAACCAAACTTGATTTAAATGTGAGTTCCGGGATTGGAAAAGTTGGACATTATATTCCTATGCTTAGTGGAGAAGAATATCTGGCTTTAAGAAAAGAAGCTTTTGCCAATGATAATGTTGCACCGAATATCACCTCAGCACCCGACCTGCTTTCCTGGAGCCAAACTGAATTTACAAACTGGCAAAAAACTTTAATTGGTGGCACTGCGAAATATACAGACGCTCAGGCGACCCTGTCTGGTGGTAATGAAAATACGAATTTTACTTTTGGAACAGGTTATCATAAGGAGTCGACAGTATACCCCGGTGATAGTGGTCAGGATCGCTTTTCAGGTAGAATGAATGTACAGCATACTTCAACGAATAAAAAGTTTTATGCTTTATTTTCTACAACATATTCAAATGATGTAACCGATCTGCCATCTACAGATTTGGCGGGATTATATAACCTGCCACCAAATTATAATGCTTATAAACCTAATGGTGATTTAAATTATGTTCGTGGCATAACCAACCCATTTTCTTATTTACAGCAGCAATATAAAGGAACCACTGTTCATTTCAATACTAACGCAAATATGCGATATGAAATTTTGCAAGGATTAAATTTAAAGGCAAGTCTTGGTTATGCTACCATCACGTTAGATCAAAACTCAAGATTCCCGGCGTCATCCAAAAACAATGCTACTGCTGTTCAGGTAAGTTCTGCATCGTTTGCAAATAATTCTTCAAGGTCTTATATTATAGAGCCTCAATTAGAATATGACAGGCAAATTTTAAAGGGCAAATTAAATGCACTAATTGGTACTACTTTGCAGCAAAATGAGGCAAAGGGATATAGCAATACAGGCACAGGGTACAGTAATGATGGTTTATTGGGTGTATTATCAGCAGCTTCTACCACTAGTTTAGGTAATAGCTACGATTTTTATCGATACAATTCCATATTCGGTCGTTTGAATTATAATTGGGATGGTAAGTATATACTTAGTGGTACACTTCGTCGGGACGGCTCTTCAAAATTCGGAGAAAATTATAAATTTGGAACTTTTGGTGCAGTTGGTGCCGCCTATGTTTTTTCTGAAGAAGAACTGGTTAAAGAAAAACTTCCATTTTTGAGTTATGGAAAATTACGATCTAGTTACGGGGTAACTGGAAATGATCAAATAAGTAATTATCAGGGTATTAATACGTATTTAACGGCTGGAAATTCCTCTGCGTATCAGGGAACTTCAATTCAATATCCCGCAAGACTAGCAAATCCAGACATCAGGTGGGAGCGGACTAAAAAGTTTGAAGGTGCATTAGAGCTTGGCTTTTTTAAAGACAGAATTTTATTAACCGCAGCTTACTATAGAAACATTTCAGATAACCAGATCATTTATATCAATACTGCAGGTCAAGTTGGATTTTCTGAGTATTTGGGCAATTTTGATGCTAAAGTAGAAAATAAAGGGCTTGAATTTGAGTTTACCACCACCAATATAAAGTCTGATAATTTTACCTGGACCAGCTCATTCAATTACACGCAGTCTAGTACAAAACTATTATCTTTCCCTGATCTAGAGTCTTCAACAGCCTACAAAAATCAATTTGTTGTTGGAGAATCTCCATCTCTGCGCAGATTGTATGTTTATAACGGAATAGATCCTGCTACAGGCAAAATTTTATATCAGACTTCCAATGCCAATGGTATACCGAGTTTTGTTACTGATCAGGTTGTGGCCAGAGTGGGGCATCCATACTATGGAGGCTTAACCAATACATTCAACTATAAACAATTTGAATTAGGTTTTTTTCTTCAATTTAGCCATTCATATGGTAGCGTAAATAGTGTGACAGGAACTTTGGGTTCCTTAAGTAATCAAAACTCTTCAACATTAAACCATTGGAGAAATGATGGAAATCAGGCTGTATTCCCTGCACCGTCACAGACTGCTAATCCAGTTTACAATTCTTATGGATTTTATTATAACAGCTCCACGTTTTTCTATCAGGATGCATCCTGGTTAAAACTTAGAAACGTAAATGTAGCTTATCAATTTCCTTCAAGACTAACTTCAAAAATCAAAGTTTCGAATTTAAGAGTTTACGGACAAGCACAGAACTTATGGACCATTACAAAAAATAAATATGTATATGATCCGGAAACAGGTACATCCATGCCTGCCCTTAGAACAATGGTTATTGGTTTAAATGCATCATTTTAA
- a CDS encoding RagB/SusD family nutrient uptake outer membrane protein, whose product MKIFIKVIFASCLISITLFSSCKKYLEVGAPINQVDSKVAFSTEVAALSSVSGLYNNPNFVAHTGYPEYPLVSAVSYLTGMAADEVYDVYPYYESFRTNTIPAADNLNNNMWNSAYKEIHFINVAIEGLTASTGISEASRKQLLGECYTLRALCFFYLTNMYGDVPLVLTSSVATNATMPRTAQTAVYAQMVADLTTAQSLLTDAYPTALRVRINKTAATALLARVYLYQQNWAAAESQASSIINNTNYGLANIDNTFINTSSETIWQLFTPFGYNIYGRNYIPAGTAIENVIYVSLETSFEAGDQRKVKWMKAGTASGIPAYYPFKYKLPASTTAGNEYLVMFRLSEQYLIRAEARAHQSKLTGIGSAAEDLLAVRARAGLGNVTATDEPGMLLAIENERYHELFTEGHRWFDLKRTGRATAVLGPKKPGWKSTAVLYPIPAQQRLINKTLTQNLGYEN is encoded by the coding sequence ATGAAAATTTTTATAAAAGTCATTTTTGCAAGCTGTTTAATCAGCATCACTTTATTTTCTTCCTGTAAAAAATACTTGGAAGTTGGCGCGCCTATCAATCAGGTAGATAGTAAGGTTGCGTTTTCCACTGAGGTTGCGGCCTTAAGTTCTGTATCCGGTCTATATAATAACCCAAACTTTGTAGCTCATACCGGATACCCTGAGTATCCTCTTGTATCGGCAGTATCTTATCTCACTGGAATGGCTGCTGACGAAGTATATGATGTTTATCCTTATTATGAATCATTCAGGACAAATACAATTCCCGCAGCAGATAACCTTAACAATAATATGTGGAATTCTGCCTATAAAGAGATTCATTTTATTAATGTGGCAATAGAAGGTTTGACAGCAAGTACCGGCATTAGTGAAGCTTCAAGAAAACAATTGCTGGGTGAATGTTATACATTGAGGGCATTGTGCTTTTTTTACCTGACCAATATGTATGGCGATGTGCCTTTAGTGCTAACTTCTTCAGTAGCTACAAATGCAACGATGCCAAGAACCGCACAGACTGCTGTTTATGCACAGATGGTTGCAGATCTTACTACCGCCCAATCTTTGCTCACAGATGCGTATCCTACGGCTTTAAGGGTAAGGATTAATAAAACGGCTGCTACAGCATTGCTGGCAAGGGTATATCTTTATCAGCAAAACTGGGCTGCTGCAGAAAGCCAGGCTTCTTCTATCATCAACAATACCAATTATGGTCTAGCAAATATAGATAACACCTTTATTAATACCAGTTCGGAAACGATCTGGCAGTTATTTACGCCCTTTGGATATAATATATATGGCAGGAATTATATTCCAGCTGGTACTGCTATTGAAAATGTAATCTATGTTTCTCTGGAAACAAGTTTCGAGGCAGGAGATCAGCGAAAGGTAAAATGGATGAAAGCTGGAACCGCTTCTGGTATTCCGGCGTATTATCCATTTAAGTATAAACTTCCAGCATCCACTACAGCAGGAAACGAATATCTGGTAATGTTTAGGTTGTCTGAGCAATACCTGATTCGTGCGGAAGCCCGTGCACATCAGTCAAAATTAACGGGAATTGGCAGCGCTGCAGAAGATCTTCTGGCAGTCCGCGCAAGGGCAGGTTTAGGAAATGTTACAGCTACTGATGAGCCCGGAATGTTACTAGCTATTGAAAATGAGCGTTACCATGAACTCTTTACAGAAGGACACCGCTGGTTTGATTTGAAACGCACAGGCAGGGCTACTGCCGTACTAGGTCCCAAAAAGCCTGGCTGGAAATCTACGGCCGTGCTGTACCCAATACCCGCTCAGCAAAGATTAATTAATAAAACTTTGACTCAAAATCTAGGCTACGAAAATTAG
- a CDS encoding TlpA disulfide reductase family protein codes for MKKQILYFILLLFFSVSVVAQEQQPVPVELKKLIDGKDASQINKILDSLVSTDKEANLNLLISFYTTKRNPAKIDSIRKLAIQKFPNGFAAFDALSDKIYYETDPVKNEANYKQLISQFGKVPELAGHKYFDFSRHFVALTFRNNPKKVIYYLNLVQDSLYKTQSYSYAARETYARKEYALAETLIRKAITEESNRNSEKTPAYYAYAKQLAAVLYANSKFKEGLKYAREVKEADKKEDKPFDDTFLKLLISNKQYKDAYPLIVARIKEGTASAEIKGGFRNAYVAEKGTDDGFTEFEAELYASLKAKLRADLEKKMVREPATNFSLKDLNGQLVSLADLKGKIVILDFWATWCAPCKASFPAMQMAVNKYEKDPNVKFLFIHTWEKTQTAVKDARDYIKANNYNFQVLMDLKDPVTKINKTISDYKVKGIPAKFVIDGNGDIRFQLMGFDGSNEAAVEELSMMIDMIKSGK; via the coding sequence ATGAAAAAACAAATTTTATACTTCATCTTATTGCTCTTTTTCTCAGTGTCAGTTGTGGCTCAGGAACAACAACCAGTTCCTGTTGAACTAAAAAAACTAATCGATGGTAAGGATGCCAGTCAAATCAATAAAATACTTGATTCACTTGTTTCAACGGATAAAGAGGCGAACCTTAACTTATTGATTTCTTTTTATACTACTAAACGAAATCCAGCTAAGATAGATTCCATCCGTAAACTGGCCATTCAAAAATTCCCCAATGGTTTTGCTGCTTTCGATGCACTATCAGATAAAATATATTATGAAACAGATCCTGTAAAGAATGAAGCTAACTATAAACAACTCATCTCCCAGTTTGGTAAAGTTCCGGAACTTGCTGGTCACAAATATTTTGATTTTTCCAGGCACTTTGTAGCACTTACGTTTAGAAATAACCCGAAAAAGGTAATTTATTACCTTAACTTGGTTCAGGATAGCTTATACAAAACTCAATCTTACTCTTATGCAGCACGGGAAACATACGCGCGTAAAGAATATGCTTTGGCAGAAACTTTGATCAGAAAAGCCATAACTGAGGAAAGTAATCGGAATTCAGAAAAGACCCCTGCCTACTATGCCTATGCCAAACAATTAGCAGCGGTATTATATGCAAACAGTAAGTTTAAAGAGGGCTTGAAGTATGCCCGGGAAGTAAAGGAGGCTGATAAAAAGGAAGATAAACCCTTTGATGATACATTCCTGAAGCTTTTAATCTCGAATAAGCAATATAAGGATGCATATCCATTAATTGTAGCTAGAATTAAAGAAGGCACCGCATCTGCGGAAATAAAAGGAGGTTTTAGAAATGCGTATGTTGCCGAAAAAGGTACTGATGATGGTTTTACGGAATTTGAAGCGGAACTTTACGCATCATTGAAAGCTAAATTGCGAGCGGATTTGGAGAAAAAGATGGTTAGAGAACCTGCGACGAATTTCTCACTTAAGGACTTAAATGGGCAGCTAGTCTCGCTGGCTGATTTAAAAGGAAAAATTGTTATCCTTGATTTTTGGGCCACTTGGTGTGCGCCCTGTAAAGCTTCTTTTCCTGCCATGCAAATGGCGGTAAATAAATATGAAAAGGATCCTAATGTGAAATTTCTGTTTATACATACTTGGGAGAAAACTCAGACGGCTGTTAAAGATGCAAGAGATTACATTAAAGCTAATAACTATAACTTTCAGGTGCTGATGGATTTGAAAGATCCTGTTACAAAAATTAACAAAACGATAAGTGACTACAAGGTTAAGGGCATTCCTGCTAAGTTTGTGATTGATGGTAATGGCGATATACGATTTCAG